The Cellulosilyticum sp. I15G10I2 genome contains the following window.
AACTGCTCCTGTATCCGCCACCCCAATAATCAGCTTTCCCCCAGCCATATTTGCAAAAGCAACTATTGTCTTTATAAGTTTCTCAGCAGAAGGAAATTTTTCTTTAAATTCGATAGTTTTACCTTCTCCTTTTTTTATTTGCTCAAATAGATCCATGTTGATCACCGTCTCCCGCTTATTAGGACTAGCCTTAATTTCCTTATTTTAACATATCTTTGCAAATAGATAAAGTCTTTAGCCTAGATGCCATTTCTTTTATATGCTATATCCCCTCCCCTATAATGCTTATAAACCTTATGATCATCTATGCTATAATGAATTTAGCTTTTAATCGTTTATTTTTATAGTTTGTGTTACAATCAATTTAAAGAAAGCCTTAGTGCGCTAACACTAAGACTCCCTGAATGTTTTATATTTGTGGGCTTTTGTACAATTGATAGGTCTTTCTCTGTTATGCGTTGTTTTTAAACCATGTGATGATGTCCTCAGACTCATAAAGAGGATTGCCATTAATAAATAAACATGGCACTTGTGACTTGCCACCCACCTTAATTAATGTATTATATGCCTCGTCGTCAGTATGAATATTTTTATAGGTGATATCAATAGACTTACCCTCTAAAAACTTTCTCACTTTATAGCAAAAAGGGCACCCATCAAAATAATATAATACTAATTCTTTCATACGAATTCCTCCTAATTAGTTAAGATAGTACTGCTAGTCCTATAAGCAAGCTTGATTGATCAAAAAATAAATACTAGAAGAAATAAGATCTGTCCTCTGTTAGTATAGGCATTAAAACATAAAATAATCATTTACAATTATCTATCTAACTAAAAATTGAGTGATAAAAAGGATTAAATAAAAACCTCAGGGTACATATTCATGCTTGTTTCCATAATGGCCTGAATTCGCCCTAGCCCCTGTTGATGATTTTTCATAAAACCTACTAAACTCTTCCTATCTATCCTCATTCCATTTCCGAGTACCTGCATCTGCTTTTTAAAGTTCTGGCTAAAAGGCTTTGCTTTTACTTGCCTTAACAAGATAGCATTACTTGTGTAAGTAGGATAAGCTGATGTATCTGATAGTAAAGATAGTCCATTATCAAAAATTGGACATATTCTAAATTCGCTCTCATCATTATAAATAACAGCCAGGTTATTTAAATGCCTGTCTTCATTCCAAATAATCTCCTGAAGGTTATTTATAGATCTCCTGATTTGGTAAAGTTCTTTGATAAGCACCCTTCCCAAACCCTATCTTCTTCAATAATAGAACACAAATCATACGTAATATACTCTTCTTGATCTAGGTTTGATAACTTCAGCGTCTCCGATACAAACCATTCCGCCAAATCCTCATAACCAAATGTATTAGCTTTTAACCAATAACCGTCTTTAAACCATTTAATTTGATTGCCTTTACTGGATGAACTGGTTTCGCGCCTATCTTGCTGATTAACCCTAATCTCTGATCTTGATATCATCATAACACAACCTTTCTCCTTTAAACCGTACCCAGTAATAATCTTTCAAACTGTAGACCATGGGTCTTTTTTACAATAGATAAAGGAGAATAGGTCCTAAGTCCTAGATCCTGAAGAAGTTGGTCTTTATTAAATCTTGTTTCTGGAAAACATCTGCTGTGCAGCCATTTTGCTATATCTTGCATCGTCTTTATTAAGTATTTCAAAATCTAAAACCTTATCCATAGTACTTACTTCCTTTCCTTCATTCAGTGTTTTATGCACTAGTCCGATGCTGCATTCATATTTTTCAGCTAGATCTCTTATAGTAGCTCCCGCCTCTTTATCTAATCTCATATAAGCCTTAGTTCTGGTGTTTAACTTCTCCTTACGTCCCCCGGATTTTAATTTCCTCTTCAATTCATGATTTTCTTCCTGTAATTTGTTTATTGTTTCTTCTAAGACTCTGATATATTTTTCTTGATTCATTGTTGTCACCCACAAAGTTCACTTATTCATTTATGAACACAATAACTTAAAAAAAATCCTCCGTCAAGAGGATTTCCAAAAATAGTTAATTTAAGATTTTAGATACTTTGCAAGCGCATATGTTCATCTTTCAGTGTTTTCACAAGCTCTACACTTTTCTATTTTTTTGTATTTATAGTAATGGTATTTTTAGCTGTATCCTGAGTTGTTTCTACATTAAATGCTTTCATTATATCGTCCAGATTAAAATAGGTGGCTCCAGCAATAATATAAGCTGTAAGCTTAACTTCTTTGCCATCTATATTGATTTTATAGGTACTGAGTGTGGCGGTTTTAGCTTTTCCATCACCCTTTGCCAAATCGCCTTTTACAGCTTTATAGGATTTATTACTTTGCATTGTGATTTCTTTTTTTGCACCGTCCAAAGTCACATTAAACTGTTTCTTTGAGCCTTTTAGCAAACAAGCCAGATCTCGGATTTTGAAATAGCTACCGCCGCTTATTGTATACGCCTCAAGGGTCTTTTGTACTCCGTCTACCGATACCTTTGAGGTAAGCGGCTTAGCGGTTATTGGCGTAGAAACTGTTTTGTAAGTAAGACCATTTTCCTTTGCGTATTTTTCTGCATAAGAGCCTGGTTCTACAGTGACCACTAATTTAGGCAATGGTTTTGAACTCATATCGCCAAGCGGGTTAACAGCTTGTTCTGCTGCAAAAGCATCCTCCCCAATGGATTTGACACTGCTTGGTATTTTTATTTCACGTAATGAGGTACAATTTTGGAAGGCAAAATCCCCTATAGAAGTAACACTGTTAGGAATATTGATACTCTTCAAGCCTATAGAATTTCTAAAGGCGGCCATTCCTATAGTTGTTACACTATTGCCGATAGTTACATTTTCAATTTTTGTTCTGTCTGATATTGAACCTTCACCAATTATTTTCACAGTATTTGGTATAACAATCTTACTTTCAGAGCCAAAATAGTTAATGAGTTCACCGTTCTCAATCAGGAAGTTACTTCCGTATAAAGCATCATCAATATTTTCTGGCAATTCTCCCATTTTATTAAAGTCCTCTGGAGAATAGGTCTTGCCATCAATTGTATAGATTGGGCCATTCTCGGTAAATTTAAAACTGGTATTTGCCAAAGCTGGCATTGTTATTGCACTAACTGCCAATAAGGTTACGTACAACATTCGTTTTTTCATCTTTGCATCCTCCTAAATCTCATTTATTTCAAACTTCGCAATACTACCTCTAATGAGTTTTCCTAAATAACAATTCATAAATCTTTCTAGTTCTACTTTTTCATCATAAAAAGAATTGCCCAGTAACAAATCCCCATTCCAAAAGCAGAGCCTTTCGCTGTGTGATCTACACACTTATTATAAATGAAAGATTTTATTATATTTCATCATCTGCATGAAACATCATTTTTACGTCATGAAATATAGCTCACCCTTTTTAAATAATGTATTTTTTTAAATGCTTACCACGCTAAATAGTTCTAAAACTGTTCGCAGCGGTACATAGCTTGTGCCATTTTCCTGATAGGCTGGAACGGGCAGGGTCACTTGATCGTTATTATGTAGTGCTTCTTTTGCATTAAGTGTAAATATGAGCGTCTGATCTGCCTTACTTATTGTCACTGTTTTGGCAATTGCATCATAGCTATAGCTTAAATCCATGATTTTGCTCACATCTCTTACAGGAACCACAGCACTTCCAAATAGTAATTCACCTCTAATACTTTGATCATCTATAGTGGTTTCCCACGGTCGCTTATTTAGCCTTATCACTTCAGCCGCTAGCTGTAATGGAATATTTTTATTTTTTTCCCATATTTCTTGATATTCGCCCCATTTGAGTGGCTTTTGGTTCACTGTCTTGCCAATTTCTAATGTAAAGCTAGCCCTATCAAATTCTTGTATAAACCAATCTGTAAACCCAAGGCCCCCTGTAGATTCGCTAGGCGGTACCAAAGCATAGCCGGTCATCTGAGATAGTATTCCTGCAAGCTCTGCTGATTTAGCATAAGCCTTTCCTGTCTGATGATACCACCAATAAATAACTTGCCCTGCACTATGATAGGCGATTGCCGCCTGAAAATCTTTCTCATAACATAAATCTCTAAGCGCTTGTGTTTCCGTCTCTGAAAAAGGCGCTGTCCCTGGATACCCTTTAGCACCGGGAGCTTTGCTTAGTTTTACAGTTGCATATAAAGTAGGATAGTTTCTATTGAGATCTACCCCTCTTCCATTCGCTTTCCAACTCGGTAATGTACTCATGGCGAGGTCCGCTCCATCTGGATTGAGTAAGGGTACAAACCATATTGAAACCGTATTTAAAAGAGCCCTTACGTTATAACCATTAATCGTCTCATTATTGGTATAAGCTTCTGCAAGATAATCTAGCTGGTCTAAAACTAAAATAGTTGTTAAAGCTTCCCTCCCATGATGCCCACCATTAATAAGTATATTTTTGTCCCCTTTTCCCAGTCTTATGGCTTTGATTTCTGTTCCTTCTTTAGCAGACTTTCCTATTGTAATTAATTCTGTAATATCACTATATGTAGTATTTATCTTTTCTATCGCGCGATTTGTTTTTTCACTTATGCCTGCCGTATAAATCGGTTTTGAATCCAAAACCTTTGCTTGCAATAACCCAGGCGGTACTACTATGGATAGCACTATCATTAATGCATAATATTTCTTTAAATCCATTCCTTGCCTCCCTATTGTTACAACTACTTTATAAATGATTTATTTAAATTCAATAGGATCTTTCTCAAAAAAGGTCCAAGGGTTTAAAAACGTACCATCTTTCCATATAGCAAAATGAAGATGCGGTCCTGTTGAGTAACCCGTTGATCCCATTTTGCCAATAATATCTCCTTTTTTAACGAAATCTTTTTCTTTCACTAAGATTTTACTTAGGTGAAAGTATGAGGTGAAAACACCCAATCCGTGATCAATGACTATGGTATTGCCAGTGATAATAAGTTTTTTGGCTAATACCACCTTGCCATTGTTAGAAGCCATTATTGGCGTTCCAGTATTATTTGCAATATCAATAGCAAGATGTCTGCTAGGCGTAGGATTGTCATTTGTGTAACGTGTTGCGCAATAATCAGTCGTAATTCTCCCCTTAGCAGGTTGAATAAATGCGCCGTTCCATAATTTTTCCTGAATAGGATTAGCTCTTGCAGCATCAAAATGCACTTGATCTTTTGCAGAATTATTAGTTGTGGCAATAGCTGCAGTAGATTTTGATACTTTAAGATATTGAACATCAAAAGTTTTGGGGAAGATTTTAACCTCTAAAGTGGTCAGCCGTTTTGTTCGTACGTCAGAAACCTGAATTTGATATTTGCCTGGGGTAGACCAAGCGTAAACTGGTATCAAACCAACAAATCCATCTTCGTACTTATAGAATTGAATGGGCTTATTGTAAAAGGGTGCACTCACAGAAAAGTTTTCAGCCAAATCCGTATTGGAAACAAAAACAGCAAAGCTATCCCCAGGATAAACACTTGTTTTATTGAGTCTAACATCCAATGCCTTTACAATGCCGCAATTTTCTTTATGATACTGCTCGGCATAATTAACAGCTAGCTCATTTAACTGCCCTTTGAATAGATAATCCTCTTCATTTGCTGTCCTATCCTTTATTACTGCCTGTTCTACTGATCCCACAGGCAAGTCTTTTTTGAACAATAGTCTGCATGCCTCAAAATAGGATATAGCCTCGTTATACGTTGCTTGATCTTTGTAATTAGTAATGTTTATATCTTCCTTAGTAACCCCCATCATTTTTGCATAGTTAACCCATGCTGCATTTGGATATTCCTCTTCTTTTTCAGAATACCCATCTAGATTATCCGTATTGAAAGTTACACTTAATGCGAGTTTTAATACTTCTGCTCTTGTTACAAGTTCATCAGATCTTGCGCTTTGATTATCATACATTTTATCAAAACCGTAAGTTCTCATTTTCTCTTCATACTTTACATATAGATTTTTTGTAATGACATTGTTCGATAAATCAGTATTCATAGCCTTGGCTATATCAACTTCCCTAATATCATAATAGCCAATTTCATTACCATAGGTGATACTAGATAAAGAAAACCCTAAAGTTAGAACAAGTAACACGTTTAACATTTTTTTCATTAAAATTTTAATTTTTGTTTTCACTTTAATCCACCCTACATAACTTTCTTAAGTTTATTAGTCAAACAGATACTTCCTCTGTGTGATCTATGCCCTTATGATAAATGAAAAGTTTTACTATATTTCATTGCCTGCATGAAGCATCATTTTTACGTCATGAAATATAGTTCACAGTTCTTATTGAATGTTTTATATTTTAAGCCTTTTTAAACATTAATCTCTTCTAAGAAAGCCCATAATCATCTTTATTTCCCATATAGCTATAATAGTATTAAAAATTGGTACAAAAAAAATAGTGACAGTCCATAGATAATGAACGGGCTCCCCATGCTTAGTTATTCTGACTTCCACTTCATCCTTTGTTAACCTAGGCATTAAAACATAAAAGAAAAATGAAAAGGCTATGCTCCATATATAAATCCAAATATAGGCCATTTATGTCACCCACTAAGTTCACTTATTCATTTATGAACACAATAACTTAAAAAAAAAATCCTCCGTCAAGAGAATTTCCAAAAATAGTTAATTATTATATCAGTCCGTCCTCAAGAATTACATCGGCAATACTTTCTGGCATGATTTCTCCATTTTAATTGGCTTTTATGCTATACTTTTTTTATCATCTATTGGATGTTTGACTAAATGTGCATTATATAGATTTCACATCTTTAAATTTTAGTTATTCACGATAATATTTGATGTGAAATCATTCTGGGAAACAACATTATAGTGATGAATAACTCAAGTTTATATGTTGTTTCTCTATACCTATAAGCATATTAAAGAGGAGGCTTTAATGATATGAAAAATACACTGTGTACACAACTACTACAGGATACTCTAGAACAATTGATTGCCCTAAAAGGCATTCGTCATGCTATTTTCTCAGTAGAAAGTCTGGACGGATCATTCAAATGGGCTGGTGCTAAAGGCATCGCACAATCTGATGGAACCCCTATGGACGTCGATACCCCATTTTGGATTGCAAGTATAACAAAGTTATTCATTGCTTCAACCATTCTAAAGCTCCACGAATCCCACAAACTCTCTATTGATGACTTCATTATAGCGCATCTGCCAGAGGATATGCTAAGAGGCGTGCATGTAGTTAAAGGTGTGGATTACTACGATCAGTTAACTATCCGGCACCTGCTTAGCCATTCCTCAGGCATTCCAGATTATTTAGAAATTAAGTCAGGCAACAAGAAAACAATTATAGATGAAATACTAGAAGGCGATGACAAGGCTTGGACTACTAACGATGTGCTTCAAATTGTCCGCAAAGCACAAAAACCTTTATTTGAACCCCAGCCGCTGACCAGCTCAAAATATCGCGTGCGTTATTCTGATACAAATTTTCAAATTTTAATCGCTATTATAGAAGCTGTAACGCATCAAAGTATAGAAGAAGCTTTTAAGGATTATTTATTTAAGCCTTTAAACTTAACTAGCACTTTTCATCCTGGAAGTACGCCTCTTTCTCAGTCAAAACCTGCCGCTGCTGTCTGGATCGGAGATATTGCCTTTGACAACAAACCCCTTGGCATCCGGTCTTTTGGTGATCTTAACAGCACTTTAGCGGACTTAACTGCGTTTATGAGAGCGCTTATAGCGGGCCAAGTATTTGAAAATAAGGAAACTTTAGACATGATGTGTGGCATGTGGCAGACCTTCGATTTTGGATTTAGTCTTTTGGCTCCTGGATGGCCCATACAGTATGGACTTGGCATGATGCGCTTTAAAATACCACGTTTTATGACGCCATTTAGCCCTATCCCTGATTTAATTGGACACACTGGCGCTACTGGCTCGTGGCTCTTTTATTGTGCTGAATTAGAATTGATTTTTGCAGGAACACTCAGCCAAGTAACAGCTGCACCAGTCCCCTTTAAAGTTATACCTAAATTATTAAAAGCATTTAAGTGACAGTAATACAATTATTTTATATTTACTATTCATCTACTCCTAGCTCCTGCACTAGTAAATTAAAATCTACAAATTCATGTTCTTCACTTTAAAGCCTTTTTAAACTTGCCTATTAGACAGATAAGTCTTTCTCCTATAAGATCCCTCTAGCTGCCAACCTAGTCAACCGATAGTGCCCATAAGTATAGCGAGGCAACTGAGCCATAAGGCGCATAACGCTTGCGGTAAACTTCGAATTTCTCTTTCGGAAGTTCTTTAAGGTTATATAACCTCATCATGCCTCTGCAAATGGCGAGGTCCTTATAACTTAATACATTGGGCCTTCCAAGTGAAAATATGAGCAGCATCTCTACAGTCCAAACACCCACTCCGTTTAACTTAGTAAGTAGTTTTATAATCTCTTCATCAGTCATTGTATGAAGTGTGGCAAAATCTACTTCCCCAGATAGCGCTGCATCAGCAATGCCTTTTATATAGCCAGCTTTCCTTACAGACATACCACAGCTCCCAATAGCCTCAAGCTCTGTACTTGCAATGCTTACTGGCGTAATCTCTCCAAGCAGCTTATACAGCCTGTTCCAAACTGTTTCAGCTGCTTTATTTGAAATTTGCTGGCTAACAATGCTTGATACAAGTGCTATAAATGGATCTGGTGTAATCTCACGTTCGATCTTTCCTATTCGCTCTATGGCTTTAGCGAGCTTTTTGTCTTTGCGTTTTAGATAATCTACTTCTTTATCTCCGTATTCAAATATTTGCATATATTTTTCTCCATTATATCATTTCTTTTTCAATTTACTTTCTGCCTTTTTAATGTTTTCTGCTGCTCTATATTTAACAATCTTACGTATTAAATCATAAGGCAGTGGTTTATCTATAGGAAATTGAACCGAGCCTTTTGCACCTTTATATCCTGACAGTTCCTGTTTAAATGCCTCAATCCCAGTAGGTGCGGGATAAAATCCTATATGCTTTTTAAAAGCAGCAAAATGCACCAAATTACCATGTAAGGAAAAGGTAGGCATTTGATAACTAATTTTCTCCTGGGCATCTGGTGCTGATTCTTTTATAGCTTTTCTTAATTCTTCAAGTATTATTTGAACTTGCTCCGGAAATTGTGCAATGTACTCATCAATTGATTGATAAGAAATTTTTCTTATATTGGTTGCAATGATATTCAGCCAAAATTCATCCACACGTTCTGGTCTTACATCCTTGGTTATCCACATTTCTTCTAATTTAATCCCCTCACTTGTAAATAACTCTATGGCTTTCTCTTCTGTTAGATCATGAAAGTAACGTCCATTTCTCTCTCCTTCAAAAGTTCCGTGCTTAAAAGTTGCAAATAGAATACCTCCTGGTTTTAAAGCCTTTGTCAACTTGCCGATTACACTTCTCAGTTCTGTACTTGGGACATGCAAGAGAGATGCACATGCCCATATGCCGTCAAAGCATTTTTCAAAGGTTATGTCCTGAAATCTTAGTTGTAATACCTCTTGTCCTATATAATCTTTTGCCATTTTGCAAAGCTCACTTGAAGCATCTATGGCTGTTACTTGGTATCCAAGCTTCTTAAAGTTTAAGCTGTCTCGTCCCGAGCCACATCCAGCATCCAATATGTGTGCGCCTTGCGGGAGTTTCCCCAGAAAAGCTGTGTAATGTTCACTCATATTAGCGTTAACTGTTCCATCAAAGAATTCTTTGGCATTATTGTTATAATAGTTAGCCATGTCACTTTCCCTCGCCATTATTTTTATTATTTTAAAGCATTAAATTAATATTTTTTACCTTAAGCCCGTCTCAATAATAAGTTAAAGTTCTAAAATCCATTACCTCCTTAAGAGTGTAGCTTAAAGCTTTATTCCTTTTTGATATTCTTTAAGTAACTTTCACTAGATTCTTCTGCTACAATATCCACTTCTTGTTCTGAATTTATATTATAGAAGCAGTTCTCACTATTGTTATTTTCGTATTCCTTATACTTCCATATGCCATATCCTTGATTATATGCAATTTGATAAAGTGGTAATATGGTATTAGTAAGAGCCTTTTTAAATTCTTCTTCATCAACATTTTGTAATCCTTTTTTATGAGCAAATTTCAGCGGAATATTAATATGTAAATAATCCTCTAGTAGTGGTTTCATTTGTGTATGACTTCTCATAAAGTTAAAAGCACCGTATTGTATTTGGCAAAAGTCATTAAAATAAGTATCCATATCAGGTAGTCTATTACTTTTCGAACTATTAATATTCTTAAAACTTGGGATTAGGTTCCACATTTCGTCATGCAGCACAAAACTCCATGGAATAAAATGATCAATGCTAAGTTGCCCATAGCGTTCTAGATTATATTCATCAAATCTTTTATTAATGTAAATATCTTTTAATAATACAAATCTATTAAAGGATCGCCACATCTTTTCAGCTTTACTTAAATCCCTTTTATATGGTGGCTTAACCTTTAGTGGAATAGCAGGTACATTAGGATTCTTCTTCTGCAAGAAATAGATGAGCTTGTAATTAATCCACCCATAAATAATATTTTGATTCTCTACTAAATACTTATACCAGTTTTCACCTATTACAATCATCTTTTGTTTAGGATAAATTTTATAGAATGCATTCTCATCCTTTAATGCATATTCTGTAATTTTCCTATTCTTCTCTTTTTCTGGAGTGCCTCTAAGTAACTCTCCATAAAAAGGCGATAGCATCCTGTATGGTACAAGCTTATAAAGTCCCTCTATATATTTGATAACCTCTTTATCTTGAAGTTCATAAAGTGTCTTAAAAAGTACATGTTCCTTTTCATCTGCAGGTATCTCGTGTTGATCTCTTATATACTCTACAATATCTCCAAGTTTATCTGATTGGCCAAAACTAAGCTTATATTGCACAATAGGATACCATGCACTACTTATCATATGACATACAATCTCTTTAAAACCTATCTCTCTTTTCCCATTTATAACTTCCTTAATAATGCCACTTAACCAAAAAGGCTTATAGCTTGCACTTAGTATCTTATACTCTAATAGCGTTCCAAATATCCTAATATCCACTTCACTATTTTTGGGTAAATCAATCAAATTTTCCACCTGCTTACTTATTAATAAAGTTCTTAATAACATCAATTATTCCTTGTCCATAATTTTAACATTATGCATCTCTAGACACTCTTCTTTATACAGATCCTTTTCCAAAATAATCATATCCTTTGAATCTTCTATTTCTAAACTGTACTGCCTTGCTTGAAATACTCTTAGAGAAATTTTATAACCTTGTCATTCTCATGTTGACAGGCCTATTATCTTTCCATGTGAAACCTTTCATTCTTTTCCAACTAGAGCTGAACGTTTACTTCAAAAGATTTTACTCTTATTGCAATTAATCCTTTCTTTAAACTTATCCAAAAACAAAATCTTACTCTTGCTGGTAATAGTGCTTGTATCCACGGTCACACTTCATATAGCAACACCAAAACCTGTAAATGTCGCAAAAATAGTATTTAAGATTTTAAATATGGCCGTAAGATTTTCAAATTGATGCTACTTGAAATTGGAAAATGATGAAAATCATTGTTTCTATGGCTATCCCCTAAAATTCCAAGCTGCTTCTATTAATACTCATTATACTCAAGTCTATTCACCTCAAGTTTGATCTCATTTACATTCCAAGATGCTTCTATTAATACTAACCTTTTAGAAGAGAATCAACATTTTTCACTTGTATTTACATTCCAGAATGCTTCTATTAATACCTGGCAAGGACTACCTCCTATGACTATCTCTGCATCATTTACATTCCAGGATGCTTCTATTAATACTACAATTATTGAACTTGCGAGCCTTATTAGAAATACATTTACATTCCAGGATGCTTCTATTAATACTCTGTCATATCGATGATTTCGCCTCTTGTTTTTCTTCATTTACATTCCAGGATGCTTCTATTAATACCTGAAATTTTAGGAATGGTTGCAGTTGCTTTACCGATATTTACATTCCAGGATGCTTCTATTAATACTAGAGGTTATAGCTGCACAATAGATAAGTTTCAAGAATTTACATTCCAGGATGCTTCTATTAATACTAAAATCTAATAGTTATAAGGAAGTCGAAAAAATGACATTTACATTCCAGGATGCTTCTATTAATACTTCCATTGTTCATAGGATGCACACATTGTACCATTATTTACATTCCAGGATGCTTCTATTAATACGAAGCTAATATGGTGACTACAAGTACTAACAGGGAAATTTACATTCCAGGATGCTTCTATTAATACATATCAACAGGGGCGACAACATTATATACTCTTCCTGATTTACATTCCAGGATGCTTCTATTAATACAGCAAAGAATGCAGAGAATGGGCAGGGTTTAGTCAATTTACATTCCAGGATGCTTCTATTAATACTCGCAATAGTAGCGGTCATTGTTGCAAGACTGATTTATTTACATTCCAGGATGCTTCTATTAATACTCTATAAATCGTGCATTCTCATGCGCTTCTGGATAATTTACATTCCAGGATGCTTCTATTAATACACGATATATGCTACATAGAACAGATCGTGAGGAGAATATTTACATTCCAGGATGCTTCTATTAATACGGTACTATGATACAAGTATGGTTAATAGATGAACAATTTACATTCCAGGATGCTTCTATTAATACTAAGGATGCAACAACTATCACAGCAACCACATCCAAATTTACATTCCAGGATGCTTCTATTAATACCTGATGCTTTCCCAGTTCATGGTCTACATCTTTTTTGATTTACATTCCAGGATGCTTCTATTAATACAAACCACCTACCGCAGCGCCTACTGCCGCGCCTATATTTACATTCCAGGATGCTTCTATTAATACCAAG
Protein-coding sequences here:
- a CDS encoding glutaredoxin family protein; the encoded protein is MKELVLYYFDGCPFCYKVRKFLEGKSIDITYKNIHTDDEAYNTLIKVGGKSQVPCLFINGNPLYESEDIITWFKNNA
- a CDS encoding leucine-rich repeat domain-containing protein; protein product: MKKRMLYVTLLAVSAITMPALANTSFKFTENGPIYTIDGKTYSPEDFNKMGELPENIDDALYGSNFLIENGELINYFGSESKIVIPNTVKIIGEGSISDRTKIENVTIGNSVTTIGMAAFRNSIGLKSINIPNSVTSIGDFAFQNCTSLREIKIPSSVKSIGEDAFAAEQAVNPLGDMSSKPLPKLVVTVEPGSYAEKYAKENGLTYKTVSTPITAKPLTSKVSVDGVQKTLEAYTISGGSYFKIRDLACLLKGSKKQFNVTLDGAKKEITMQSNKSYKAVKGDLAKGDGKAKTATLSTYKINIDGKEVKLTAYIIAGATYFNLDDIMKAFNVETTQDTAKNTITINTKK
- a CDS encoding M14 family zinc carboxypeptidase codes for the protein MDLKKYYALMIVLSIVVPPGLLQAKVLDSKPIYTAGISEKTNRAIEKINTTYSDITELITIGKSAKEGTEIKAIRLGKGDKNILINGGHHGREALTTILVLDQLDYLAEAYTNNETINGYNVRALLNTVSIWFVPLLNPDGADLAMSTLPSWKANGRGVDLNRNYPTLYATVKLSKAPGAKGYPGTAPFSETETQALRDLCYEKDFQAAIAYHSAGQVIYWWYHQTGKAYAKSAELAGILSQMTGYALVPPSESTGGLGFTDWFIQEFDRASFTLEIGKTVNQKPLKWGEYQEIWEKNKNIPLQLAAEVIRLNKRPWETTIDDQSIRGELLFGSAVVPVRDVSKIMDLSYSYDAIAKTVTISKADQTLIFTLNAKEALHNNDQVTLPVPAYQENGTSYVPLRTVLELFSVVSI
- a CDS encoding M23 family metallopeptidase — protein: MKTKIKILMKKMLNVLLVLTLGFSLSSITYGNEIGYYDIREVDIAKAMNTDLSNNVITKNLYVKYEEKMRTYGFDKMYDNQSARSDELVTRAEVLKLALSVTFNTDNLDGYSEKEEEYPNAAWVNYAKMMGVTKEDINITNYKDQATYNEAISYFEACRLLFKKDLPVGSVEQAVIKDRTANEEDYLFKGQLNELAVNYAEQYHKENCGIVKALDVRLNKTSVYPGDSFAVFVSNTDLAENFSVSAPFYNKPIQFYKYEDGFVGLIPVYAWSTPGKYQIQVSDVRTKRLTTLEVKIFPKTFDVQYLKVSKSTAAIATTNNSAKDQVHFDAARANPIQEKLWNGAFIQPAKGRITTDYCATRYTNDNPTPSRHLAIDIANNTGTPIMASNNGKVVLAKKLIITGNTIVIDHGLGVFTSYFHLSKILVKEKDFVKKGDIIGKMGSTGYSTGPHLHFAIWKDGTFLNPWTFFEKDPIEFK
- a CDS encoding serine hydrolase domain-containing protein; amino-acid sequence: MKNTLCTQLLQDTLEQLIALKGIRHAIFSVESLDGSFKWAGAKGIAQSDGTPMDVDTPFWIASITKLFIASTILKLHESHKLSIDDFIIAHLPEDMLRGVHVVKGVDYYDQLTIRHLLSHSSGIPDYLEIKSGNKKTIIDEILEGDDKAWTTNDVLQIVRKAQKPLFEPQPLTSSKYRVRYSDTNFQILIAIIEAVTHQSIEEAFKDYLFKPLNLTSTFHPGSTPLSQSKPAAAVWIGDIAFDNKPLGIRSFGDLNSTLADLTAFMRALIAGQVFENKETLDMMCGMWQTFDFGFSLLAPGWPIQYGLGMMRFKIPRFMTPFSPIPDLIGHTGATGSWLFYCAELELIFAGTLSQVTAAPVPFKVIPKLLKAFK
- a CDS encoding DNA-3-methyladenine glycosylase family protein, which translates into the protein MQIFEYGDKEVDYLKRKDKKLAKAIERIGKIEREITPDPFIALVSSIVSQQISNKAAETVWNRLYKLLGEITPVSIASTELEAIGSCGMSVRKAGYIKGIADAALSGEVDFATLHTMTDEEIIKLLTKLNGVGVWTVEMLLIFSLGRPNVLSYKDLAICRGMMRLYNLKELPKEKFEVYRKRYAPYGSVASLYLWALSVD
- a CDS encoding DUF1801 domain-containing protein; the encoded protein is MANYYNNNAKEFFDGTVNANMSEHYTAFLGKLPQGAHILDAGCGSGRDSLNFKKLGYQVTAIDASSELCKMAKDYIGQEVLQLRFQDITFEKCFDGIWACASLLHVPSTELRSVIGKLTKALKPGGILFATFKHGTFEGERNGRYFHDLTEEKAIELFTSEGIKLEEMWITKDVRPERVDEFWLNIIATNIRKISYQSIDEYIAQFPEQVQIILEELRKAIKESAPDAQEKISYQMPTFSLHGNLVHFAAFKKHIGFYPAPTGIEAFKQELSGYKGAKGSVQFPIDKPLPYDLIRKIVKYRAAENIKKAESKLKKK